Proteins encoded together in one Halothermothrix orenii H 168 window:
- a CDS encoding HPr family phosphocarrier protein, whose amino-acid sequence MEKNSVVKQKVVVANKTGLHARPASMFVEMAKKYDADIKVVKDSQEINAKSIIGLMSLGIDQNTEITILAKGADASQAVDALVGLIEDKFGEKN is encoded by the coding sequence ATGGAAAAAAATTCAGTTGTTAAGCAGAAAGTAGTAGTAGCCAATAAAACAGGTTTACATGCTCGACCGGCTTCTATGTTTGTGGAGATGGCAAAAAAGTATGATGCAGACATCAAGGTAGTTAAAGATTCCCAGGAAATTAATGCTAAAAGTATTATTGGCCTAATGAGTTTAGGAATTGATCAGAATACTGAAATAACTATTCTGGCAAAGGGAGCAGATGCCAGTCAAGCAGTTGATGCTCTGGTTGGTTTAATAGAAGATAAATTTGGAGAAAAGAACTAA
- a CDS encoding BglG family transcription antiterminator encodes MSLKPRVCQLLKYLIDQEKAVSIKQLADRFNVSSRTIRYDLDDIESSISSYDAKLIRKTRIGVYLEGKEEELNKIQEELANLYGLERILSPKERQHLILFRLFQANEPIIIKELEIMLRISKSTIIKDLDEVENWLSKHNLILIRKTNYGLEIKGDEIDIRHAMMNVLEETANEKELVGFLRQIQKKALEERNLEPGFFKEFDKLVSGIDLTKIESVISFAEKQLGFQFADEAYASLLVHLALAISRLLEGKDIQLPEERLKVIKKSDEYKIAKKIGKIMEQIFDISIPDSEIGYVTLHLMGAKLWQKIGDDDYKKLINQDLDQELIILTKEMVKVAEDYLGVKLIDDTQLIIGLALHLKPTINRIKYDLPLKNPLLLDVKSRYGEIFKAAKRAAKILQSKLQKSISSDEIGYITLHLGAALERSKSSRKLRVVLVCSSGVGTTNLLSSRLSKEFSEIKICNVVSVIQLENNEVDLKNIDLIITTIPLDIDDILVLQVNPLLSQKDKKNVKAIIQSKRDIFDSTEIKEDSESITDYSFDIEEVIEVIEQEAIVGDKDSLKKDLRDFFASKGVKVLDKIDDTADRQSIEESGKGLLELLTENNIAVIDKVDNWRTGVRVAAKPLVDQGHILEEYVERTIEVIEQKGAYVVISPHISLIHARPEDGVVKKSMGLGIIKEGVNFGHDYDPVHLIFTLAPIDEVSHLSALSELLKLINEYGFVEKMLTVDNQHDVLIKIEEMLIK; translated from the coding sequence TTGAGTTTAAAACCCCGGGTTTGTCAATTATTGAAATATTTAATTGACCAGGAGAAAGCTGTCTCTATTAAACAATTGGCTGATAGATTTAATGTTAGTAGTAGAACGATCAGGTATGATCTAGATGATATTGAATCTAGTATCTCTTCCTATGATGCTAAATTAATAAGAAAAACACGAATTGGGGTTTATTTAGAGGGAAAAGAAGAAGAGTTAAATAAGATACAAGAAGAATTAGCTAATCTTTATGGCCTTGAAAGAATTTTATCTCCTAAAGAGCGTCAGCATCTAATTTTATTTAGACTATTTCAGGCTAATGAACCGATTATTATCAAAGAATTAGAAATAATGTTACGCATCAGTAAGTCAACAATAATTAAAGATTTAGATGAAGTTGAAAACTGGTTATCAAAGCACAATTTAATTCTTATTAGAAAGACCAATTATGGTTTAGAAATAAAAGGTGACGAGATAGATATTAGACATGCCATGATGAATGTTTTAGAAGAAACAGCAAATGAAAAAGAATTAGTTGGATTTTTACGACAAATTCAGAAAAAAGCATTGGAAGAAAGAAATTTAGAGCCGGGGTTTTTTAAAGAATTTGATAAATTAGTATCTGGTATTGATTTGACCAAGATTGAAAGTGTAATTTCTTTTGCCGAAAAGCAATTAGGATTTCAATTTGCTGATGAAGCGTATGCTAGTTTGTTAGTTCATTTAGCTTTAGCAATAAGCAGATTATTAGAAGGAAAAGATATTCAGCTACCCGAGGAACGATTAAAGGTTATTAAAAAAAGTGATGAATATAAGATAGCCAAGAAGATAGGAAAGATCATGGAGCAAATTTTTGACATAAGCATTCCAGATTCGGAGATAGGTTATGTTACCTTACATTTAATGGGGGCTAAATTATGGCAAAAGATAGGTGATGACGATTATAAAAAACTTATCAACCAGGATTTAGACCAGGAGCTGATTATTTTAACTAAAGAAATGGTTAAGGTAGCTGAAGACTATTTAGGGGTTAAGTTAATTGATGATACTCAATTAATAATTGGTCTGGCGTTACATTTAAAACCAACTATTAATCGTATAAAATATGACCTACCATTAAAAAATCCCTTACTGTTAGATGTTAAAAGCAGGTACGGGGAAATATTTAAAGCAGCTAAAAGGGCAGCTAAGATATTACAGAGCAAGTTGCAAAAATCAATTAGTTCAGATGAAATTGGGTATATTACCCTTCATCTTGGAGCTGCTTTAGAGAGGAGTAAATCTAGCAGAAAATTAAGGGTAGTCTTAGTTTGTTCAAGTGGAGTAGGAACAACTAACTTGTTATCTTCTAGATTAAGTAAAGAATTTTCTGAGATCAAAATTTGTAATGTTGTTTCTGTTATTCAATTAGAGAATAATGAAGTTGATTTAAAAAACATTGATTTAATTATTACAACTATCCCGTTAGATATTGATGATATTTTAGTATTACAGGTTAATCCTCTATTAAGCCAGAAGGATAAGAAAAATGTTAAAGCTATTATTCAAAGTAAGCGAGATATTTTTGATTCCACTGAAATTAAAGAGGACTCTGAATCTATAACAGATTATTCCTTTGATATTGAAGAAGTAATTGAGGTTATAGAGCAAGAAGCAATTGTAGGAGATAAAGATAGCCTAAAAAAAGATTTAAGAGATTTTTTTGCTTCTAAAGGAGTTAAAGTTTTAGATAAAATAGATGATACAGCTGACAGGCAAAGTATAGAAGAGAGTGGTAAAGGACTATTAGAATTGTTAACTGAAAATAATATAGCAGTAATTGATAAGGTAGATAATTGGAGAACAGGAGTTAGAGTAGCAGCAAAGCCTTTAGTAGATCAGGGTCATATATTAGAAGAATATGTTGAGCGAACGATAGAAGTCATTGAACAAAAAGGTGCTTACGTAGTAATATCCCCTCATATTAGTTTAATACATGCTAGACCTGAAGATGGAGTTGTAAAAAAGAGTATGGGATTAGGGATTATAAAAGAGGGAGTTAATTTTGGTCATGATTATGATCCTGTTCATTTAATTTTTACATTAGCTCCTATAGATGAAGTTTCCCATCTCTCTGCTTTATCTGAACTTTTGAAATTAATTAATGAATATGGTTTTGTAGAGAAAATGCTGACAGTAGATAACCAACATGATGTTTTAATTAAGATAGAAGAAATGTTAATTAAGTAA
- a CDS encoding PTS ascorbate transporter subunit IIC, translating to MQFLDFLVNDILSEPAVLIGVMTFIGLVAAKKNFSQIMSGTFKSIIGFVILGAGAGVLVQSLNNLGPIITEAFNIHGVVPTNEAVVAVAQKTLGKETALIMGFGFLANLAYARFTPLKYIFLTGHHTFFMAALLAAVLGTAGLTGAPLVIVGSAILGFLMVLMPALADSFMKEITGSDDIALGHFGTTAYVVSGFIGKLVGNPEDSTEDIEVPKSLGFLKQSLLSTAITMTVIFLIIVLKAGPEIVSKYAGDQSLFMFAVMQGITFAAGVSIIMSGVRMILGEIVPAFEGIVEKVVPDAKPALDCPVTFNFAPTAVTIGFLSSFLGGIVGMFLLGPLGLALIIPGLVPHFFCGATAGVFGNATGGKKGAVLGAFVHGIMITFLPALLLPVLGNLGFANITFGDADFGVVGIIIGTIAKLFS from the coding sequence ATGCAATTTTTAGATTTTTTAGTTAATGATATATTAAGTGAGCCAGCTGTTTTAATTGGAGTAATGACATTTATTGGTCTGGTAGCTGCTAAAAAGAACTTCTCTCAAATTATGTCAGGGACTTTTAAAAGTATTATAGGTTTTGTTATCCTGGGGGCAGGGGCAGGGGTTTTAGTTCAAAGTTTAAATAATTTAGGGCCAATCATTACAGAAGCCTTTAATATTCATGGGGTAGTTCCAACTAATGAAGCTGTAGTAGCTGTAGCACAAAAAACATTAGGAAAAGAAACTGCTTTAATTATGGGATTTGGCTTTCTAGCCAATCTGGCTTATGCTCGTTTTACTCCATTGAAGTATATATTTTTGACAGGACATCATACGTTCTTTATGGCGGCTTTATTGGCAGCTGTATTGGGAACTGCAGGCTTAACTGGAGCTCCATTAGTAATTGTAGGGTCAGCAATATTAGGTTTTCTAATGGTTTTGATGCCGGCATTGGCTGACTCGTTTATGAAAGAAATAACTGGCAGTGATGATATTGCTTTAGGACATTTTGGAACTACTGCTTACGTTGTTTCTGGTTTTATAGGCAAGTTAGTAGGGAATCCAGAAGATTCTACAGAAGATATTGAAGTTCCAAAGTCATTGGGCTTTTTAAAACAGTCATTATTGTCGACTGCTATAACAATGACAGTTATCTTTTTAATTATTGTTCTAAAGGCTGGTCCAGAAATTGTTAGTAAATATGCAGGAGACCAGAGCTTATTTATGTTTGCTGTAATGCAAGGGATTACTTTTGCTGCAGGAGTTAGTATTATCATGTCAGGTGTAAGAATGATTTTGGGAGAAATTGTCCCAGCTTTTGAAGGAATCGTTGAAAAAGTAGTTCCAGATGCTAAACCAGCATTAGATTGCCCGGTTACTTTCAATTTTGCTCCTACAGCTGTAACTATTGGTTTCTTATCTAGTTTTTTAGGTGGAATTGTAGGAATGTTTTTGCTAGGGCCATTAGGACTGGCTTTAATTATTCCAGGACTAGTACCTCATTTTTTCTGTGGGGCTACTGCTGGAGTATTTGGTAATGCTACTGGTGGGAAAAAGGGAGCTGTTTTAGGAGCATTTGTTCATGGAATTATGATTACTTTCTTGCCAGCTTTATTACTTCCGGTGTTAGGAAATTTAGGATTTGCTAATATTACTTTTGGAGATGCTGATTTTGGAGTTGTAGGTATTATTATTGGAACGATAGCTAAATTATTTAGTTAA
- a CDS encoding HigA family addiction module antitoxin yields the protein MTEYYPDIAIPPGETLLELIETNHMTQAELSKRIGFSKKHINEIIKGKAAITAETAIKLENIFSLPASFWINLEANYRETLARIDEKQSDEEKKIAQSIPYSEMAGYNWVPKTRKLKEKISNLRNFFRVSNLTLIFETPAYNAAFRTTQADKASSLALAAWLEKGISLANKIDTESFSKEKLNENIPRFRRMTNKEPASFYSDLISILANCGVAFVLVPHHLKTNEEE from the coding sequence ATGACTGAATATTATCCAGATATTGCAATACCTCCAGGTGAAACCTTATTAGAATTGATAGAAACAAATCATATGACACAGGCAGAACTTTCTAAAAGAATTGGTTTTTCAAAAAAGCACATTAATGAAATTATTAAAGGAAAAGCAGCCATTACTGCTGAAACTGCTATTAAACTGGAAAATATTTTTTCTCTTCCGGCCAGTTTCTGGATTAATTTAGAAGCTAATTATAGAGAGACTTTAGCTAGAATAGATGAAAAGCAGAGTGATGAAGAAAAAAAGATTGCCCAAAGTATACCTTATTCTGAAATGGCAGGTTATAACTGGGTTCCTAAAACACGCAAATTGAAAGAGAAGATATCTAATTTAAGAAATTTTTTTCGAGTATCTAATCTTACTTTGATTTTTGAAACTCCAGCTTATAATGCAGCCTTTAGAACTACACAAGCAGATAAGGCTTCATCACTGGCTTTAGCTGCCTGGTTAGAAAAGGGTATAAGCCTTGCTAATAAAATTGATACAGAATCATTTTCGAAGGAAAAATTAAATGAGAATATTCCCAGGTTTCGTAGGATGACTAACAAAGAACCTGCCAGTTTTTATTCTGATTTGATAAGTATTTTAGCTAATTGTGGAGTTGCCTTTGTTTTGGTTCCTCATCATTTAAAAACAAACGAGGAGGAATAA
- a CDS encoding type II toxin-antitoxin system RelE/ParE family toxin has product MTSGGFYNIMILEFKSKKLLKLYTKHKKAQKKFGVKTARILVRRLNELQAFENLAQVPHKPPYRRHKLSGKYKGFFAVDVIGGYRIVFKPIIDSDRDIEEIPLHEINKIEIWEVTDYHD; this is encoded by the coding sequence TTGACATCTGGAGGTTTTTATAATATAATGATTCTAGAGTTTAAAAGTAAAAAACTATTAAAATTATATACAAAACATAAAAAAGCGCAAAAAAAATTTGGAGTAAAAACCGCAAGGATTTTAGTTAGAAGGCTAAATGAATTGCAGGCCTTTGAAAACCTTGCACAAGTTCCACATAAACCACCATATAGGAGACATAAATTATCTGGTAAGTATAAAGGTTTTTTTGCGGTAGATGTTATAGGTGGATATAGAATAGTCTTCAAACCGATTATAGATTCAGATAGAGATATTGAGGAGATTCCTTTGCATGAAATTAATAAAATTGAAATTTGGGAGGTGACTGATTATCATGACTGA
- a CDS encoding restriction endonuclease subunit S, producing the protein MKKIIDNFQLIFDSREKIQELRNLILNLAVRGKLVPQNSDDEPSSVLIEKIKKEKERLIKEKKIRKKKPLPPIKEEEIPFELPESWEWVRLGNIGRIVGGGTPKTKVHAYWENGNIAWLTPADLNGLKSKYISRGRRNITKLGLQNSSAKLLPKGSVLFSSRAPIGYVAIAQNDLATNQGFKSCVPYIMDMNQYIYYFLMYDAKRINDNASGTTFKEVSGKEVANFIFPLPPLNEQKRIVNKLDELMTFCDQLEVSLEKKANAKQLVSKSISNRIQKSKSKEELDKNITFIIRNLKEVYTTPENLNDLKDIILQLAIQGKLVPQDPDDEPASVLIEKINKEKERLIKEKKIRKTKPLPPIKEAEIPFELPKGWEWVRLGEIMIINQRNKLNDNLEVSFVPMKLIEDGYLSKHSHKKKLWKEVKKGYTHFKENDLVVAKITPCFENRKSAIMKNLYSGYGAGTTELHVLTSYLKEIDMKFFLYIVKAKNFINQGVSTFTGTAGQQRIRKDFIENFVIGLPPLNEQKQIVKKIDKLMALCNLLENQINKNRNNSELLMKSLQRKLFE; encoded by the coding sequence ATGAAAAAAATTATAGATAATTTTCAGTTAATCTTTGATTCCAGGGAAAAGATTCAGGAATTAAGAAATTTAATTTTAAATTTAGCTGTCAGAGGAAAGCTTGTGCCTCAGAACTCGGATGATGAACCATCATCAGTATTGATTGAAAAAATAAAAAAAGAGAAAGAAAGATTAATTAAAGAAAAGAAAATTAGAAAAAAGAAACCCTTACCACCAATCAAAGAAGAAGAAATTCCTTTTGAATTACCTGAAAGCTGGGAATGGGTGAGGTTAGGGAATATCGGAAGGATAGTTGGAGGTGGAACTCCTAAAACTAAAGTACATGCGTATTGGGAAAATGGTAATATTGCATGGTTAACCCCAGCAGATTTAAACGGGCTTAAATCAAAGTATATTTCTAGGGGACGGAGAAATATTACTAAATTGGGTTTGCAAAATAGTTCAGCAAAACTTTTGCCCAAAGGAAGCGTATTGTTTTCAAGTAGAGCTCCTATAGGGTATGTAGCAATTGCACAAAATGATTTAGCAACAAATCAAGGATTTAAATCATGTGTTCCATATATTATGGATATGAATCAATATATTTATTATTTTTTGATGTATGATGCCAAAAGAATAAATGATAATGCTTCAGGGACTACTTTTAAAGAAGTATCTGGGAAAGAGGTCGCAAATTTTATTTTCCCATTACCACCTCTTAATGAACAGAAACGTATCGTAAACAAATTGGATGAGTTAATGACCTTTTGTGACCAACTTGAAGTATCATTAGAAAAAAAGGCTAACGCAAAACAATTAGTATCAAAGAGTATTTCAAATAGAATTCAAAAGAGTAAGAGTAAAGAAGAATTAGATAAGAATATAACATTTATAATTAGAAACCTTAAAGAAGTATATACAACACCTGAAAATTTAAATGATTTAAAAGATATCATTCTCCAGTTGGCTATTCAGGGTAAGCTTGTGCCTCAGGATCCGGATGATGAACCAGCATCAGTATTAATTGAAAAAATAAATAAAGAAAAAGAAAGATTAATTAAAGAAAAGAAAATTAGAAAAACCAAACCCTTACCACCAATAAAAGAAGCTGAAATTCCCTTTGAATTACCTAAAGGCTGGGAATGGGTGAGGTTGGGAGAAATAATGATAATTAATCAACGAAATAAATTAAATGATAATTTAGAAGTGTCATTTGTTCCAATGAAGCTGATTGAAGATGGTTATTTAAGTAAACACAGTCATAAAAAGAAGTTATGGAAAGAAGTAAAAAAAGGTTATACTCATTTTAAAGAAAATGATTTGGTAGTAGCTAAGATTACTCCTTGCTTTGAAAATAGAAAATCAGCAATCATGAAAAATTTATATTCAGGTTATGGAGCTGGGACAACTGAATTGCATGTTCTTACCAGCTACTTAAAAGAAATAGATATGAAATTTTTCCTCTACATTGTAAAAGCAAAGAATTTTATTAATCAAGGGGTTTCAACTTTTACTGGAACAGCTGGACAGCAAAGAATTAGAAAAGATTTTATAGAAAATTTTGTTATAGGTTTACCTCCGTTAAATGAACAGAAACAAATTGTCAAAAAAATAGACAAATTAATGGCCTTATGTAATTTACTAGAAAACCAAATTAATAAAAATAGAAATAATAGTGAGTTATTAATGAAATCTTTACAAAGGAAATTATTTGAGTGA
- a CDS encoding type I restriction-modification system subunit M, whose amino-acid sequence MTLTNFVKNVQDIMRMDSGVDGDAQRISQLTWMLFLKIFDTKEQEEWAFEDDYDLKGPFVPEKYQWGNWAGVRKADRMSSDELIEFVEELFKELKNLSVDEHTDRRKILVRDVFEDSNNYMKSGVLLWQVIDKINEIDFGDYKERHAFNDIYETILKDLQSAGNAGEYYTPRAVTDFVIDRLNPQIGEKVADFACGTGGFLISALEHMKASKENLTTEESETIKNSLHGIEKKPMPHLLCCTNMILHDIDFPDILHQNSLATNVRDYPEEKKYDVIAMNPPFGGTEEEGIKMNFPAEYRTSETADLFMTLILHRIKKGGRVGIVLPDGFLFGNDNAKIVIKKKLLNEFNLHTIVRLPNGVFAPYTDINTNLLFFDYNGTGTEEVWYYEHQLPEGYKKYTKTKPIRMEEFKAEQEWWDKREENEFAWKVSKEEIIERDYNLDFKNRNVEEEDLDHPEVILKKYNEAVKEVEEIQEKIIAELRKLL is encoded by the coding sequence ATGACTTTAACAAATTTTGTAAAAAATGTTCAAGATATAATGAGAATGGATTCTGGTGTTGATGGGGATGCTCAAAGAATTAGTCAACTCACCTGGATGCTATTTTTAAAAATTTTTGATACAAAAGAACAGGAAGAATGGGCTTTTGAAGATGACTATGATCTTAAAGGCCCTTTTGTACCTGAAAAATATCAATGGGGTAATTGGGCTGGTGTGCGCAAAGCTGATAGAATGAGTTCAGATGAGCTTATAGAGTTTGTGGAAGAGTTATTTAAGGAACTAAAAAATCTCTCTGTTGATGAACATACTGACAGGAGAAAAATATTGGTAAGAGATGTATTCGAAGACTCAAATAACTACATGAAGTCAGGTGTTTTACTATGGCAAGTAATTGATAAGATCAATGAAATTGATTTTGGGGACTATAAAGAAAGACATGCTTTTAATGATATATATGAAACAATACTTAAAGATCTTCAATCGGCAGGAAATGCAGGGGAATATTATACACCCCGGGCAGTTACTGATTTTGTTATTGATAGACTTAATCCACAGATTGGTGAAAAGGTAGCAGATTTTGCCTGTGGTACAGGAGGTTTTTTAATATCAGCTTTAGAGCATATGAAAGCAAGTAAAGAAAATTTAACTACTGAGGAAAGTGAAACTATTAAAAATTCTTTACATGGTATTGAAAAAAAACCGATGCCTCATCTACTATGCTGTACAAATATGATTCTCCATGACATAGATTTCCCGGATATTCTTCATCAAAATTCCTTGGCAACAAATGTTAGAGATTATCCAGAAGAAAAAAAATATGATGTTATTGCAATGAATCCTCCCTTTGGCGGTACTGAAGAAGAAGGTATTAAAATGAATTTTCCTGCAGAGTATAGAACATCTGAAACAGCTGATCTGTTCATGACCCTTATTCTTCACCGGATTAAAAAAGGAGGCCGGGTAGGTATTGTTTTACCTGATGGGTTTTTATTTGGTAATGATAATGCTAAAATAGTTATAAAGAAAAAATTATTAAACGAGTTTAACCTTCATACTATTGTAAGGTTACCTAATGGTGTTTTTGCGCCTTATACAGATATTAATACCAATCTTTTATTTTTTGATTACAATGGGACTGGTACAGAAGAAGTCTGGTATTATGAGCATCAACTACCTGAGGGTTATAAAAAGTATACCAAAACCAAACCAATTCGTATGGAAGAGTTTAAAGCAGAGCAAGAGTGGTGGGATAAAAGGGAAGAGAATGAATTTGCCTGGAAGGTATCAAAAGAAGAAATAATTGAGCGTGATTATAATCTGGATTTTAAAAATCGCAATGTAGAAGAAGAGGATTTAGATCACCCCGAGGTTATTTTAAAAAAATATAATGAAGCTGTTAAAGAGGTAGAAGAAATTCAAGAAAAAATCATTGCTGAACTAAGAAAGTTATTGTAG
- the hsdR gene encoding EcoAI/FtnUII family type I restriction enzme subunit R: MRYITPAIQNAGWDINKQVLREYSFTDGRVIVRGKLVNRAKPKRADYILQYKSNIPLAIIEAKKDTLPIGAGMQQALEYAEILDIPFVYSSNGKGFIEHDRNSGREKEIALEDFPSPEELWGRFSKQKEFTREQEQLYLQDYFYQINYKTPRYYQRVAINRAVEAIAKGQKRILLVMATGTGKTFTAFQIIHRLWKAGKKKRILFLADRNILVDQTITGDFSPFGDKMIKIQRGNVSHAHEIYLALYQSMTGPEEWQKTFEEYSPDFFDLVVIDECHRGSARANSAWRVVLEYFDQATHLGLTATPKEDADVSTQGYFGEPIYTYSLKQGIEDGFLAPYKVVRMGLDKDLMGFRPIKGQTDKYGRVMEDREYYVNDFDRELILEKRHELVAKEITRYLKEELQDRFAKTIVFCQDIEHAENMRQALVNENADLVKQNYKYVMRITGDNPEAKIQLDNFIEPSETYPVIATTSKLMTTGVDAQTCKLIVLDMTINSMSEFKQIIGRGTRLRPDYGKYYFTILDFRGATRLFADPDFDGYPIPDDEDGDNYPGNDVNGGNRIPGNDEGGDEEGRVKYYVDDVEVNLINKRVQYLDANGKLVSESYVDYTKKNIRKQYATLDDFIRRWTEEEKKQVIYDELLEQGIILDELRKEVGKEDIDDFDLICHIVFDAKPLTKSERINNVKKRNYFTKYGEQARKVLEILLDKYKNSNITEIEDIKILKLDEFKQIGMPGRIFKLFGGKKKYLEAIKELEAEIYKGEVS; encoded by the coding sequence ATGCGGTATATTACACCTGCTATTCAGAATGCAGGCTGGGATATAAATAAACAGGTGCTTAGAGAGTATAGCTTTACTGATGGACGGGTGATTGTTCGTGGTAAGCTTGTTAATAGGGCTAAGCCCAAAAGAGCAGACTATATTCTTCAATATAAAAGTAATATACCCCTTGCAATTATTGAAGCTAAAAAAGACACCCTTCCTATAGGTGCAGGAATGCAACAGGCGTTGGAGTATGCTGAAATTTTAGATATTCCCTTTGTTTATTCTAGCAATGGCAAAGGTTTCATTGAGCATGACCGCAATAGTGGTAGAGAAAAAGAAATTGCTCTGGAAGATTTTCCTTCTCCAGAGGAATTGTGGGGTCGTTTTAGTAAGCAGAAAGAATTTACCAGAGAACAGGAGCAGTTGTACTTACAAGATTATTTTTATCAAATAAATTATAAAACCCCTAGATACTACCAGAGGGTGGCCATAAATAGGGCAGTTGAGGCAATTGCCAAAGGGCAAAAACGTATTCTGCTTGTTATGGCTACTGGAACCGGTAAGACCTTTACAGCCTTTCAAATTATCCATAGATTGTGGAAAGCGGGTAAAAAGAAAAGAATCCTCTTTCTTGCAGACCGTAACATTTTAGTTGACCAGACAATAACGGGTGACTTTAGTCCTTTTGGTGACAAGATGATTAAGATTCAAAGAGGAAATGTTTCTCATGCCCATGAGATTTATCTTGCCCTATATCAGTCAATGACGGGTCCTGAAGAATGGCAAAAGACCTTTGAGGAATACAGTCCTGATTTTTTTGATCTTGTTGTAATAGATGAGTGTCATCGAGGAAGTGCCAGGGCAAATAGTGCCTGGAGAGTGGTTTTAGAGTATTTTGATCAGGCAACACATCTTGGATTAACTGCTACTCCAAAAGAGGATGCTGATGTATCAACTCAAGGTTATTTTGGAGAACCAATTTATACATATTCGTTGAAGCAGGGGATTGAGGATGGCTTTTTAGCACCATATAAGGTAGTAAGAATGGGACTAGATAAGGATTTAATGGGATTTAGACCAATTAAAGGTCAGACTGACAAGTATGGGCGAGTTATGGAAGATAGAGAGTATTATGTTAATGATTTTGATAGAGAATTAATTTTAGAAAAAAGACATGAATTAGTTGCAAAAGAAATTACAAGGTATTTAAAAGAGGAGTTGCAAGACAGATTTGCTAAAACTATTGTGTTTTGCCAGGATATTGAACATGCTGAGAATATGAGACAGGCATTAGTGAATGAAAATGCAGATCTTGTAAAGCAAAATTATAAATATGTAATGCGTATTACCGGGGATAATCCAGAGGCTAAAATTCAGCTGGATAATTTTATTGAACCTTCTGAGACTTATCCAGTTATTGCGACTACATCTAAATTAATGACAACTGGCGTTGATGCTCAAACCTGTAAGCTTATTGTTCTTGATATGACGATCAATTCTATGTCTGAGTTTAAACAAATAATAGGGCGGGGGACACGTTTAAGGCCTGATTATGGTAAATATTATTTTACTATTTTAGATTTTAGGGGAGCTACAAGGTTATTTGCTGACCCTGACTTTGATGGATATCCAATACCTGACGATGAAGATGGTGATAACTACCCAGGAAATGATGTTAATGGTGGTAATAGAATACCTGGAAATGATGAAGGTGGGGATGAAGAAGGAAGAGTAAAATACTATGTGGATGATGTCGAGGTTAATTTAATTAATAAAAGGGTTCAGTATCTTGATGCTAATGGTAAACTTGTTTCTGAATCCTATGTAGACTATACAAAGAAAAATATTAGAAAACAATATGCTACACTTGACGATTTTATAAGGAGATGGACTGAAGAAGAAAAAAAACAGGTTATATATGATGAGTTACTGGAACAGGGAATTATACTTGATGAACTTAGAAAAGAGGTAGGCAAAGAGGATATAGATGATTTTGATTTAATTTGTCATATAGTTTTTGATGCCAAGCCTTTAACAAAGTCAGAAAGAATAAATAATGTTAAAAAGCGAAATTATTTCACTAAATATGGAGAGCAAGCAAGAAAAGTCCTTGAGATTCTTCTTGATAAGTATAAAAACAGCAACATTACAGAAATAGAAGATATAAAAATCCTTAAACTTGATGAATTTAAGCAAATAGGTATGCCAGGAAGAATATTTAAACTCTTTGGCGGAAAGAAAAAATATTTAGAAGCGATTAAGGAATTAGAAGCAGAAATATATAAAGGAGAGGTAAGTTGA
- the rlmH gene encoding 23S rRNA (pseudouridine(1915)-N(3))-methyltransferase RlmH: MKINIMAVGKIKEDYINAGIKEFLKRLKPYTEVNVIEVDDERIPPNASGAQIEKVKEKEGERLLKNVPKNSYVIVLDVKGKPMTSEGLAKSIQNLQLQGYSNITFIIGGALGLSQKVLDTGDYILSFSHMTFTHQMIRLILLEQLYRAFKIIKGEPYHK, encoded by the coding sequence ATGAAGATTAATATTATGGCGGTAGGAAAAATAAAGGAGGACTACATTAATGCTGGAATAAAAGAATTTTTAAAAAGACTAAAGCCCTATACCGAAGTAAATGTAATCGAGGTAGATGATGAAAGAATCCCTCCCAATGCCAGTGGAGCCCAGATAGAAAAAGTCAAAGAAAAAGAAGGGGAGAGGCTATTAAAGAATGTCCCCAAAAACTCCTATGTTATCGTACTGGATGTTAAAGGGAAGCCAATGACTTCAGAGGGACTGGCTAAATCTATTCAAAATCTGCAATTGCAAGGTTACAGTAATATAACTTTTATTATTGGAGGGGCCCTGGGGTTAAGCCAGAAGGTCCTGGATACCGGAGATTATATTTTATCATTTTCCCATATGACTTTTACCCACCAGATGATAAGGCTGATATTGCTGGAGCAGTTATATCGTGCTTTTAAAATAATTAAAGGTGAACCGTATCATAAATAA